A region from the Rufibacter sp. DG15C genome encodes:
- a CDS encoding S8/S53 family peptidase, translating into MKKILSIVLFCFLAVSQAFSQAYVDPKLKAALSNSLTPVQVVVTFKGEGAPTLLDVSALSQVGILKGLTLRALPIAGIVATASQVERLATNPRILSLYLNESMKHENDNATSVSGVVKVRNEMAFTTKNGGLPVTGNGIGVLVNDSGVDGTHPDLQLGKNLKQNVTAIANLNSVNGILPYTPIENVPNSDATGGHGTHVAGIVGGTGQASSGKYTGVAPGAHLVGYGSGAALLMLDVLSGFDYALINQSIYNIRVITNSWGATGDTGTDVNPADPINLAAKRCVDRNIVVVFSAGNSGPSSSTITGNYKKAPWVICVANGEKSGRLTASSSRGVQGKGGSFTFEGKSYTWEDRPTVTAPGVDIVSTRVVAPVSSLSIDKDATTLEPTHVPFYTHMTGTSMAAPHVAGIVALLLDANPALTAAQVKEILQQTATNIPNRQPWEVGAGYVNAYAAVDKTFRPTAPYGSSLNLTRVFNSNVNASNEAENFTINYNPATAATNVYRFNVASGTTGMEAKIKATGLAGETGNPVRLTLISPSGVRTSAGIPVTFSLSYDRGVSVANPEAGTWTAEISGLNGVGFPETINGVVNKMTSAGISGLSDIAGHPAEASIKMAVSARLADGLAGGVYRPDELLKRIDLADYLMMGEGVRQFLPVDGSFTLTDVKERNLLAESIVAKAGALRDRDQIYNGIMLPVAPGKFSPSGKVSRAEIAYSLVQALGLQKFALERNGQTPTVIVDGKVYPIEDAATIPAGLEGYVSVALEMNLINAYYAVTQGPYDLQPTLHATFKPLQDVTRGDFAVIITRTHALWNAATQPVAATSTSSAIAKNERVYSYPNPFSAKTTLTYAVAQDGPVTVAVYDVLGNKVQSLVAETKKSGNYTINFDGSSLPAGTYIYRIEADNKVTTSRVVLAK; encoded by the coding sequence ATGAAGAAAATTTTATCTATTGTCCTCTTCTGCTTTTTGGCAGTGAGCCAGGCTTTCTCACAAGCCTATGTAGACCCAAAACTGAAAGCCGCGCTTTCTAACAGCCTAACCCCGGTGCAAGTGGTAGTGACCTTTAAAGGAGAAGGCGCCCCTACGTTACTGGACGTTTCTGCCCTTTCGCAGGTAGGTATTCTCAAAGGCTTAACGTTAAGAGCGCTCCCCATTGCCGGGATAGTGGCCACCGCCTCTCAGGTAGAGAGACTGGCTACCAACCCAAGAATTCTCTCCCTGTATTTGAATGAGTCCATGAAGCATGAAAACGACAACGCCACCTCCGTGAGCGGCGTGGTTAAAGTGCGGAATGAGATGGCTTTCACCACCAAAAACGGCGGTTTGCCAGTGACAGGCAATGGCATTGGCGTATTGGTGAATGACAGCGGCGTGGATGGCACGCACCCAGACTTGCAGCTAGGCAAGAACCTGAAGCAGAATGTGACAGCCATTGCTAACCTGAATTCAGTGAACGGCATCTTGCCATATACCCCCATTGAAAACGTTCCAAACTCAGACGCTACCGGCGGACATGGTACCCACGTGGCTGGGATAGTGGGTGGTACAGGTCAGGCTTCTTCTGGTAAGTACACGGGCGTTGCCCCGGGTGCCCATCTGGTAGGCTATGGCTCTGGCGCCGCGTTGCTCATGCTAGATGTTCTTTCTGGTTTTGACTATGCCCTTATCAATCAGTCTATCTACAACATACGCGTTATCACCAACTCTTGGGGTGCCACCGGTGACACAGGCACGGACGTAAACCCAGCTGACCCAATCAACCTGGCGGCGAAGCGTTGCGTGGACAGAAACATTGTAGTGGTGTTCTCTGCCGGTAACTCTGGCCCTAGCTCCAGCACCATCACGGGCAACTACAAAAAAGCGCCGTGGGTGATTTGTGTGGCAAACGGCGAAAAGTCTGGCCGCTTAACGGCTTCTTCCTCTAGAGGGGTGCAAGGCAAAGGTGGTTCTTTCACGTTTGAAGGCAAGTCCTATACCTGGGAGGACCGTCCAACGGTGACCGCCCCGGGCGTTGACATTGTCTCTACGCGTGTTGTTGCCCCGGTTTCTTCGCTCTCCATTGACAAAGATGCCACTACGTTAGAGCCCACGCACGTTCCCTTCTACACCCACATGACCGGCACGTCTATGGCGGCACCGCACGTGGCAGGTATTGTAGCCCTTTTATTGGACGCCAACCCGGCATTAACCGCCGCACAGGTAAAGGAGATTTTGCAACAGACAGCTACTAACATACCAAACAGACAGCCTTGGGAGGTTGGTGCCGGGTATGTGAATGCCTATGCCGCCGTTGATAAAACCTTCAGACCTACTGCTCCTTATGGTTCTTCCCTTAACCTTACCCGAGTATTCAACAGCAATGTGAATGCCAGCAATGAGGCCGAGAACTTTACCATCAACTACAACCCAGCCACTGCCGCCACCAACGTGTACAGATTCAATGTTGCGTCTGGCACCACGGGCATGGAAGCCAAAATCAAAGCTACAGGTCTGGCCGGCGAAACCGGTAACCCCGTGCGTTTGACGCTCATCTCGCCAAGCGGCGTAAGAACCAGCGCGGGTATTCCGGTAACGTTCTCTTTGAGCTATGACCGCGGCGTATCTGTGGCCAACCCAGAGGCCGGCACCTGGACTGCCGAAATCTCTGGCTTGAACGGTGTAGGCTTCCCTGAGACCATCAACGGGGTGGTGAACAAAATGACATCTGCCGGTATTTCTGGCCTATCTGACATTGCCGGTCACCCCGCAGAGGCCTCTATCAAGATGGCGGTGAGTGCCCGTTTGGCAGATGGCTTAGCTGGTGGCGTGTACAGACCAGATGAATTATTGAAGCGTATTGACCTGGCAGATTACCTGATGATGGGCGAAGGCGTTCGTCAGTTCCTGCCTGTGGACGGTTCTTTCACTTTGACAGATGTGAAAGAAAGAAACCTGCTGGCGGAGTCTATTGTGGCCAAGGCCGGTGCCCTGCGTGACCGTGACCAAATATACAACGGCATCATGCTACCAGTGGCCCCAGGTAAGTTCTCACCTAGCGGCAAAGTGAGCAGAGCAGAGATTGCCTACTCCTTGGTACAGGCCCTAGGTTTGCAGAAGTTTGCCTTGGAGCGCAACGGCCAAACCCCTACGGTCATTGTAGACGGCAAGGTGTATCCTATTGAAGACGCGGCCACTATTCCGGCCGGGTTGGAAGGATACGTAAGCGTGGCCTTGGAGATGAACCTCATCAATGCCTACTATGCGGTGACGCAAGGGCCGTATGATTTGCAACCTACCTTACACGCTACGTTTAAACCGTTGCAAGATGTAACCCGCGGCGATTTTGCAGTCATCATTACGCGCACGCACGCGCTGTGGAATGCCGCCACGCAACCTGTGGCCGCTACCAGCACTTCTTCTGCAATAGCCAAGAATGAGCGCGTGTACAGCTACCCTAACCCGTTCTCTGCCAAGACAACGCTTACCTATGCCGTGGCACAAGACGGACCAGTAACCGTAGCTGTGTATGACGTGCTAGGCAACAAAGTACAGTCATTAGTAGCCGAGACTAAAAAGTCTGGTAACTACACTATCAACTTTGACGGAAGCTCACTGCCGGCGGGTACGTATATCTACCGCATAGAAGCAGATAACAAAGTAACTACTAGCCGCGTGGTGTTGGCCAAGTAG
- a CDS encoding TldD/PmbA family protein translates to MKRREFIGLTAMGVGGLMFANIPTFGHEIDPARALETVDVALKKRLADVALNAAKAKGATYTDVRIGRYLSQNMFTREKQVQGISTTESYGVGVRVIANGTWGFAATSDVTDKGIAKAAEQAVAIAKANSKLQKEPVVLAPQQGFGEVSWKTPIKQNAFAVPVSEKADLLLAANAAALAGGANFVNSALFQINEQKYFASTDGSYIDQDIHRIWPNFTVTAVDKASGKFKTRDALSAPMGMGYEYLTVKAPTMKGPEGTGLIGYDKYYDIVADAGLAAKQAREKLTAKSVLAGKYDLVLDPNHLGLTIHESVGHPLELDRVLGYEANYAGTSFATLDKWKTKNFPYGSKLVNIFADKVQEGSLGAVGYDDEGVKTKRWDLIKDGTLVNYQATRDQAHIIGEKESHGCSYADNWSSVQFQRMPNVSLAPGKNKLSVDEMIKDVKRGIYIAGRGSYSIDQQRYNFQFGGQLFYEIKDGKIVGPLEDVAYQSNTQEFWNSCAAICDQSDYRMFGSFFDGKGQPSQVSAVSHGSAHTRFNGVNVINTGRKI, encoded by the coding sequence TTGAAAAGACGTGAATTTATAGGACTGACCGCCATGGGCGTAGGAGGACTGATGTTCGCCAACATCCCAACGTTTGGTCACGAGATTGACCCGGCCCGCGCCCTTGAAACCGTGGACGTGGCCTTGAAGAAACGCCTGGCAGACGTGGCCCTCAACGCCGCGAAAGCCAAAGGCGCCACTTACACCGACGTGCGCATTGGCCGTTACCTGTCGCAGAACATGTTCACCCGTGAGAAGCAGGTGCAGGGCATCAGCACCACGGAGAGCTACGGCGTAGGCGTGCGCGTGATTGCCAACGGTACTTGGGGCTTTGCGGCTACCTCAGACGTGACGGACAAAGGCATTGCCAAAGCCGCCGAGCAGGCCGTGGCCATCGCCAAAGCCAACTCCAAACTGCAGAAAGAGCCCGTAGTACTTGCTCCGCAACAAGGCTTTGGTGAAGTAAGCTGGAAGACGCCTATCAAGCAGAACGCGTTTGCGGTGCCGGTGTCTGAGAAGGCAGACTTGCTTTTAGCTGCCAACGCTGCCGCTTTGGCGGGCGGTGCCAACTTCGTAAACTCGGCGCTGTTCCAAATCAATGAGCAAAAGTACTTCGCGTCTACGGACGGGTCTTACATTGACCAGGACATCCATAGAATCTGGCCTAACTTTACGGTAACCGCCGTAGACAAAGCATCCGGCAAGTTCAAAACAAGAGATGCCTTGAGCGCGCCTATGGGCATGGGCTATGAGTACCTCACGGTAAAGGCGCCTACCATGAAAGGCCCAGAAGGCACCGGTCTTATTGGCTATGACAAATACTATGATATTGTGGCAGACGCTGGTCTGGCCGCCAAACAAGCCCGCGAGAAACTGACGGCCAAGTCGGTGCTAGCTGGTAAATATGACCTAGTCCTAGACCCTAACCACCTGGGTTTGACCATCCACGAATCTGTGGGTCACCCGTTGGAACTGGACCGCGTGCTGGGCTATGAGGCCAACTACGCCGGTACTTCCTTTGCGACGCTGGACAAGTGGAAAACCAAGAACTTCCCGTACGGCAGCAAGCTGGTGAACATCTTCGCAGACAAAGTGCAGGAAGGCTCTCTGGGCGCCGTAGGGTATGATGACGAAGGCGTGAAAACCAAGCGCTGGGACCTCATCAAAGACGGCACCTTGGTAAACTACCAGGCCACCCGCGACCAAGCCCACATCATCGGCGAGAAAGAATCACACGGCTGTTCTTATGCCGACAACTGGAGCTCGGTGCAGTTCCAGCGCATGCCAAACGTGTCGCTGGCGCCCGGCAAAAACAAGCTGAGCGTAGATGAGATGATTAAGGACGTGAAACGCGGCATTTACATTGCGGGTCGCGGTTCTTACTCCATTGACCAACAGCGTTACAACTTCCAGTTTGGGGGTCAGTTGTTCTATGAAATCAAAGACGGCAAGATTGTAGGACCATTAGAGGATGTGGCCTACCAGAGCAACACCCAGGAATTCTGGAATTCCTGCGCGGCTATCTGTGACCAAAGCGACTACCGTATGTTCGGGTCGTTCTTTGACGGCAAAGGCCAACCTAGCCAGGTGAGCGCCGTGTCGCACGGTTCTGCCCATACGCGTTTCAATGGCGTGAACGTGATTAACACTGGTCGTAAAATTTAA
- a CDS encoding TldD/PmbA family protein — protein sequence MAILSKDQAEALLKKALSYSKADECEVNLSGYKGGNIRYARSTVSTSGEEENMSLAVEARFGKRSGVATINEFDDASLEKVVRRAEEVARIAPESPEYVPMLGPQTYLPSNAWFKSTADINPEYRAEAARKSMALADSKKLTSAGFWEDRSGFNAKMNSKGLFAYNQSSDVDFSVTMRTEDGTGSGYVTRDVSDVSKLDTAAASAIAAQKAIGSMNAKAIEPGKYTVILEPTAAVDLLQNMFGSMDARSAEEGRSFLSKTGGATKLGEKMFDARVTITSDPTNPEIPTSTWAGDGRPHEKVTWIDKGVIKQMPYSRFWAQKKGVKGLPMPGGFIMQGGTQSLEDLIKGTQKGILVTRLWYIRAVDPQTLLYTGLTRDGTFYIENGKIKHPVKNFRFNESPVIMLNNLEALGKPQRIGGNLVPPMKIRDFTFTSLSDAV from the coding sequence ATGGCAATACTAAGTAAAGACCAAGCCGAGGCGCTTCTCAAAAAAGCCCTTAGTTATTCAAAAGCCGATGAGTGTGAGGTAAACCTCAGCGGTTACAAAGGCGGCAACATCCGCTACGCCCGCAGCACGGTTTCTACCAGCGGCGAGGAAGAAAACATGTCCCTGGCCGTAGAAGCCCGTTTTGGCAAACGCTCGGGTGTGGCGACCATCAATGAGTTTGATGACGCCTCTCTGGAGAAAGTAGTGCGCCGCGCCGAAGAGGTGGCCCGCATCGCCCCCGAGAGCCCAGAGTACGTGCCTATGCTGGGGCCGCAGACCTACCTGCCCAGCAACGCGTGGTTCAAAAGCACCGCAGACATCAACCCAGAGTACCGCGCTGAGGCCGCCCGCAAAAGCATGGCCCTGGCAGACAGCAAGAAACTGACATCGGCTGGTTTCTGGGAAGACCGCAGTGGCTTTAACGCCAAGATGAACTCTAAAGGCCTGTTCGCCTACAACCAAAGCTCAGACGTGGACTTCTCGGTGACCATGCGCACCGAGGACGGCACCGGCTCTGGCTATGTGACCCGTGATGTGAGCGACGTGAGCAAGCTGGACACGGCGGCCGCCTCGGCCATTGCCGCGCAGAAAGCCATTGGCTCTATGAACGCCAAAGCCATTGAGCCTGGCAAGTACACGGTTATTCTGGAGCCTACAGCCGCTGTAGATTTGTTGCAGAACATGTTCGGGAGCATGGATGCCCGCTCTGCGGAGGAAGGTCGTTCTTTCCTGAGCAAGACCGGCGGGGCCACCAAGCTAGGCGAGAAGATGTTTGACGCACGCGTGACTATCACCTCAGACCCCACTAACCCAGAAATTCCTACCTCAACCTGGGCCGGCGATGGCCGTCCGCACGAGAAGGTGACTTGGATTGACAAAGGTGTTATTAAGCAGATGCCCTACTCGCGCTTCTGGGCCCAAAAGAAAGGTGTGAAAGGCCTGCCTATGCCGGGTGGCTTCATCATGCAAGGCGGTACCCAAAGCCTGGAAGACCTCATTAAAGGCACGCAGAAAGGCATTCTGGTGACGCGCTTGTGGTACATACGTGCCGTAGACCCACAGACCCTGCTCTACACCGGCCTCACCCGCGACGGAACCTTCTACATTGAGAACGGCAAGATTAAGCACCCGGTCAAGAACTTCCGCTTCAATGAGAGCCCGGTAATTATGCTCAATAACTTGGAAGCCTTGGGCAAACCGCAAAGAATTGGCGGTAACCTGGTGCCTCCAATGAAAATCAGAGACTTTACCTTCACCAGCTTGTCAGACGCGGTGTAG
- a CDS encoding T9SS type A sorting domain-containing protein, giving the protein MKKTLPFLYFFFLVVSFKGVSQQIDPNFNPKFEAEADVNSITRLSDGNLLAGGIIHTTGDKEVFGLVKINQDGTIDPTFKSEAITYNITTITTVEQPDKRILLGGSTSSFNNQGKIGISRLLADGTPDNSFISPLASGYVGSILVLPNGKILIGGNFTLKDNPTLRNIARLHADGAVDETFLVSSGANAVVKAIEKLPDGKFLVAGDFTLFNGSEVYKKLIRLLEDGSVDPSFRWDNRVADNNGITDVLLLPDGKIVFATKPKRSASDTGYLGIGCLNTDGSIFSGFTNTFGEGPSAQYYSTINTLALQNNRILVGGAITNIATYVAKSVMRLHLDGTLDVAFSPSPKTTFGVCKSMVVQPDNSIIIGGSLNKVEEVLNKGISKLDPEGNVQQSFVPDVKTHMLVEQVYVQKDGKLIVTGPFKFVNNTRVNMAARLNPDGSLDPTFTFGHLIGGSYPMAMQGDKIILLSPTESNLMRINYNGEEDPTFIKTPSISAQYLAVGPDGKIAVAGYINGKRFARLHANGTIDENFNAASNVTFSAQTIALQADGKILAGRWASGNFVQNPNDFVMRFNADGSLDESFSIGAGPAGKNPNAVLINSIVPDPNGNMLVAGQFDSFDGHDVSTTGALVLLNPTGKYLSSVALPGIDLGYVYDLKKETATSYIVASSLVSYGAITASGLVRIISNNVLAAPEEYSPLATTSRAYPNPFKESVNFENRGEQARNVTIRVVSLTGKELYKNSISRASASTKQSIPLGYLPDGVYILEIDAGGKKETQRIVKLNQ; this is encoded by the coding sequence ATGAAAAAAACTTTACCCTTTCTTTATTTCTTCTTTTTAGTCGTTTCCTTCAAGGGAGTTAGCCAACAAATAGACCCTAACTTTAACCCTAAGTTTGAAGCAGAAGCAGACGTTAATAGTATTACAAGACTAAGTGATGGTAACCTATTGGCAGGAGGCATAATTCATACCACTGGTGATAAAGAAGTTTTTGGATTGGTTAAAATAAACCAAGATGGCACCATAGACCCAACTTTTAAATCAGAAGCCATCACGTATAATATAACTACCATCACTACGGTAGAGCAACCCGATAAACGAATTCTTTTAGGAGGCTCCACCTCTTCCTTCAACAATCAAGGGAAGATAGGAATTAGTCGTTTATTGGCAGACGGCACACCAGATAATTCGTTTATAAGCCCCTTAGCAAGTGGGTATGTGGGTAGCATTCTTGTTCTACCCAATGGTAAAATTCTAATTGGGGGCAATTTTACTTTAAAAGACAATCCTACTCTTAGAAATATAGCTCGGCTACATGCCGACGGTGCTGTAGATGAGACGTTTTTGGTTTCTAGCGGAGCTAATGCAGTAGTAAAAGCCATTGAAAAATTACCAGATGGCAAATTTCTGGTAGCGGGTGACTTTACTTTGTTTAACGGCTCTGAGGTTTATAAAAAACTAATACGTTTGTTAGAAGATGGTTCTGTAGATCCTTCTTTCAGATGGGATAACCGCGTAGCAGATAACAATGGTATTACAGACGTTCTTTTACTGCCAGATGGTAAAATTGTTTTTGCCACAAAACCGAAACGCAGTGCCTCAGATACTGGATACTTAGGTATTGGATGTTTGAATACGGATGGGTCGATCTTTTCTGGTTTTACCAATACTTTTGGAGAGGGCCCTTCTGCTCAGTATTATAGCACTATCAATACACTAGCTCTGCAAAACAATAGAATCTTAGTAGGCGGCGCCATAACTAACATTGCCACCTATGTTGCTAAAAGCGTGATGCGGCTCCATTTAGACGGCACGCTAGATGTTGCTTTTTCCCCTTCCCCTAAAACCACATTTGGCGTGTGTAAAAGCATGGTTGTGCAACCAGACAACAGCATAATTATAGGTGGATCACTCAACAAGGTAGAAGAGGTATTGAACAAGGGTATCTCTAAATTAGACCCAGAAGGCAATGTTCAACAAAGTTTTGTGCCAGATGTAAAGACTCATATGCTGGTTGAACAGGTATATGTACAGAAAGACGGAAAGCTTATTGTAACAGGGCCCTTTAAGTTTGTGAACAACACTAGAGTCAACATGGCAGCACGGCTCAACCCAGATGGCTCTTTGGACCCCACGTTTACATTTGGTCACCTTATAGGCGGAAGTTACCCCATGGCCATGCAGGGAGATAAAATTATTTTGCTTTCCCCTACAGAAAGCAACTTGATGCGCATTAACTATAACGGTGAAGAAGATCCAACCTTTATTAAAACACCATCTATTAGTGCTCAATACTTAGCAGTGGGCCCAGATGGCAAGATTGCAGTAGCCGGGTATATCAATGGTAAAAGGTTTGCCAGACTACATGCAAACGGCACCATAGATGAAAATTTCAATGCCGCCTCCAATGTTACGTTCTCAGCTCAAACTATAGCATTGCAAGCAGACGGCAAAATATTGGCAGGTAGATGGGCTTCTGGAAACTTTGTGCAAAACCCTAATGATTTTGTGATGCGGTTTAATGCAGACGGAAGCCTAGATGAATCTTTTTCTATTGGAGCTGGGCCTGCTGGAAAAAACCCAAATGCTGTTTTAATTAATAGTATAGTTCCAGACCCAAATGGGAACATGCTGGTGGCTGGCCAATTTGATTCTTTTGATGGTCATGATGTGTCTACTACTGGTGCTCTCGTTCTGCTAAACCCTACTGGCAAATATTTATCATCTGTTGCCTTACCAGGAATTGACTTAGGCTATGTATATGACCTTAAAAAGGAAACAGCTACAAGTTACATTGTAGCCTCTTCTCTTGTTTCTTATGGGGCCATAACAGCCAGTGGGTTAGTAAGAATAATTTCTAATAATGTTCTAGCAGCCCCAGAGGAATATTCTCCACTAGCAACTACTTCCCGTGCCTACCCCAATCCGTTCAAAGAATCTGTGAATTTTGAGAACAGAGGGGAACAAGCCAGAAACGTTACTA